A DNA window from Arachis duranensis cultivar V14167 chromosome 3, aradu.V14167.gnm2.J7QH, whole genome shotgun sequence contains the following coding sequences:
- the LOC107478961 gene encoding putative protein FAR1-RELATED SEQUENCE 10, giving the protein MNFDLYSSDNDEESSKMSLSVCGSLGSSDDDDSTSLFGMGTSHSESNKESHRSQGDVHGNVPMLVTAEDFLHTIFTFEEEAYNAYKEFSWTRGFGVRKGDVGWVNSVLVRRDFFCHRQGTRSDKHYDRPERVREERLESRTDCKAKLKIYYDVHDNVWRVRKIIDEHNHDMARIVFCNLLPSHRKMSNGDKAQVNSMKQFRIPTSKIMAYMAGQLGGYSMLQFTIRDLYNYVHNQRRARILDGDAAATISYLERKANVDLMSVARYTTTADNRLCNLFWVDNIIKSEYELFGNVLAFDTTYRGNKYKKPLVGCYGSKNNELCCDEWG; this is encoded by the coding sequence ATGAATTTTGACCTTTACTCAAGCGATAATGATGAAGAGTCATCAAAGATGTCATTGAGTGTTTGTGGTTCTTTAGGGTCCTCTGATGACGATGACAGTACTAGCTTATTTGGCATGGGAACAAGTCACTCGGAATCGAACAAAGAATCTCATCGCTCACAGGGGGATGTTCACGGTAATGTGCCTATGTTAGTTACTGCTGAGGACTTCTTGCATACAATTTTCACTTTTGAGGAGGAGGCATACAATGCTTACAAGGAGTTTTCCTGGACAAGGGGATTTGGTGTTCGCAAGGGGGATGTGGGATGGGTTAACAGTGTTTTGGTGAGGCGGGACTTCTTCTGTCATCGTCAGGGCACGAGGAGTGACAAGCATTATGATCGGCCGGAACGAGTAAGGGAAGAGCGACTGGAGAGTCGCACGGACTGCAAGGCGAAATTGAAAATATACTATGATGTCCATGATAATGTGTGGAGAGTGCGAAAGATTATTGATGAACACAACCACGACATGGCCCGGATTGTGTTTTGCAACCTGTTGCCAAGTCACCGAAAAATGAGCAACGGGGATAAGGCTCAAGTGAATAGCATGAAGCAATTTAGAATCCCTACCTCGAAGATAATGGCTTACATGGCAGGCCAATTGGGTGGCTACAGTATGCTTCAGTTTACAATAAGAGATTTGTACAACTATGTTCACAATCAAAGGCGAGCACGAATCTTGGATGGGGATGCGGCTGCAACTATAAGCTACTTGGAGAGGAAGGCAAATGTGGACCTTATGTCAGTCGCCAGATACACAACAACTGCAGATAATCGGTTGTGTAACTTATTTTGGGTGGACAATATCATAAAATCTGAATatgagttgtttggtaatgtcCTTGCATTTGACACGACGTACCGTGGGAACAAGTACAAGAAACCTCTAGTTGGATGTTATGGGTCAAAGAATAACGAACTTTGTTGTGACGAATGGGGATAA
- the LOC107478962 gene encoding uncharacterized protein LOC107478962 has protein sequence MCNNLVLFWLFHSLSPSIIQSVIYLSTASSVWEDLRDRFSQLDLLRIAELQEKIYALKQGSLSVTDFFTALKTLWEEIENSCPLPLCTCPAKTYRNQNFIIRFLKGLDEHFSVLLEFWMNNELLLPPLKVNDQDTVMDAALVSLAKDAAGIPPSSVLTMAEQGT, from the exons ATGTGCAATAATTTAGTCCTTTTCTGGCTATTTCATTCCCTTTCACCTTCCATTATCCAAAGTGTCATTTATCTGTCTACTGCTTCTTCTGTTTGGGAAGATCTTCGAGATCGCTTCTCACAGTTGGATCTATTGCGCATTGCTGAATTGCAGGAGAAAATTTATGCACTCAAACAAGGTTCACTCTCTGTCACTGACTTTTTCACTGCCCTAAAGACTCTATGGGAAGAGATAGAAAATTCATGCCCTCTCCCTCTCTGTACATGTCCTGCAAAGACTTATCGTAACCAAAACTTCATCATCCGATTCTTGAAAGGACTTGATGAACATTTTTCAGTG CTTCTGGAATTCTGGATGAACAACGAACTATTGCTGCCGCCATTGAAGGTCAATGACCAGGACACGGTCATGGACGCGGCTCTGGTTTCTCTAGCAAAGGACGCGGCGGGAATTCCTCCAAGCAGTGTACTCACTATGGCAGAACAGGGCACATAG